In a genomic window of Nesterenkonia halotolerans:
- a CDS encoding cyclodeaminase/cyclohydrolase family protein: MADAAEITTENSTLEKWTSALAEPVGSPGGGAGAGVMLAIAASLTSMVAGYTEPADEQRDELDAVIARAQKLRQVALQLADEDAEASEAFGKAFAMERGAERKKAIREASLGAARSSVILGEHAADAIDDLSWLAEHGNSALIADVVVAFGALRAAVTGARTNASFDLAALKSSGSSLEQVREQHPKLWASVEALDTALDRIDAATNAVDDRAAPTDVQG, from the coding sequence ATGGCCGACGCAGCAGAGATCACCACCGAAAATTCCACGCTCGAGAAGTGGACAAGTGCGCTCGCAGAACCCGTCGGCTCGCCCGGGGGTGGCGCCGGCGCCGGGGTGATGCTCGCGATCGCCGCCTCGCTGACCTCCATGGTCGCCGGGTACACCGAGCCCGCCGACGAGCAGCGGGACGAGCTCGACGCCGTCATCGCCAGAGCGCAGAAGCTTCGGCAGGTGGCTCTGCAGCTCGCCGATGAGGACGCCGAAGCCTCGGAGGCATTCGGCAAGGCCTTCGCCATGGAACGCGGGGCCGAGCGCAAGAAGGCGATCCGCGAGGCTTCCCTGGGTGCCGCGCGCTCCTCGGTGATCCTCGGCGAGCACGCAGCCGATGCGATCGATGACCTCTCCTGGCTCGCCGAGCACGGCAACTCCGCACTGATCGCCGACGTCGTCGTCGCCTTCGGTGCGCTCCGCGCCGCCGTGACTGGTGCCCGCACCAACGCCAGCTTCGACCTTGCGGCACTGAAGTCCTCCGGCTCCTCGCTCGAACAGGTCCGTGAGCAGCATCCGAAGCTCTGGGCCAGCGTCGAAGCGCTGGACACCGCCCTTGACCGCATCGACGCGGCGACGAACGCCGTGGACGATCGAGCCGCGCCCACCGACGTGCAGGGCTGA
- a CDS encoding sensor histidine kinase, which translates to MTLLTDTHEARSRHRQRLIDALVKVLPLLALVLFSQVSGGGSMSGIGLTIPWSASVLLELLTVLPLAFSRTNPGPAAGTMAALCVAQLITGTAPGVSGFAVPLMVYACAKYGTSRVSRAYLVVALLGALALGVYYVLLDLSYANQYPDAGLVESTLWGVPVRTWGSAGFTGGFAAAVVLVLWLAGHLAGRRRRELSAVFERNQMLMRERDQEARLAADAERMRIAREMHDVVSHSMSVMIAQADGGRYVLQQSPDRAAQAFETIGETGREALTEMRRMLGVLREDDGALQKRPAPGVQDLQQLIEDVSASGLDARLNMLSDSIPRLPEGVGLAAYRIVQEALTNTLKHAGPGASAEVWVAVASEPDPALMLEVRDTGRGAAAESDGGGSGLLGMAERARLYGGTVQTRAHESGFDVLARFPLDARTFASRPDVRPESGPESPAVLASEPPATRAAPVQHPEPHPHQEDAG; encoded by the coding sequence ATGACTCTGCTCACGGATACTCACGAAGCTAGGAGTCGCCATCGCCAACGGCTGATCGACGCGTTGGTCAAGGTCCTTCCACTGCTGGCGCTGGTGCTCTTCTCCCAGGTCAGTGGGGGTGGGTCTATGTCGGGCATCGGACTGACCATCCCGTGGTCGGCGAGCGTCCTCCTCGAGCTCCTCACCGTGTTGCCGCTGGCCTTCTCGCGGACCAACCCGGGGCCTGCCGCCGGCACGATGGCAGCCCTCTGCGTCGCACAGCTGATCACGGGCACGGCGCCGGGCGTTTCGGGCTTCGCCGTGCCGCTGATGGTCTACGCCTGCGCGAAGTACGGCACGTCGCGCGTCTCCCGGGCCTACCTGGTGGTGGCGCTGCTAGGTGCTCTTGCGCTTGGCGTGTACTACGTGCTCCTCGACCTCTCCTACGCCAACCAGTATCCGGACGCGGGCCTTGTTGAGAGCACCCTCTGGGGCGTGCCTGTGCGCACCTGGGGCAGTGCCGGGTTCACCGGAGGTTTCGCCGCCGCCGTCGTCCTGGTCCTGTGGCTTGCCGGGCATCTGGCGGGGCGCCGTCGTCGTGAGCTCAGTGCGGTTTTCGAACGCAATCAGATGCTCATGCGGGAGCGCGACCAGGAGGCGCGGCTGGCCGCCGATGCCGAACGCATGCGCATCGCCCGCGAGATGCACGACGTGGTCTCCCACTCCATGTCGGTCATGATCGCCCAGGCCGACGGCGGGCGCTACGTCCTGCAGCAGAGCCCGGATCGCGCGGCTCAGGCCTTCGAAACCATCGGTGAGACCGGTCGCGAGGCGCTCACCGAGATGCGCCGGATGCTCGGAGTGCTGCGCGAGGACGACGGCGCGCTGCAGAAGCGACCGGCACCGGGCGTACAGGATCTGCAGCAGCTCATCGAGGATGTGAGCGCCTCGGGGCTCGACGCACGCCTGAACATGCTCAGCGATTCCATTCCGCGGCTGCCCGAAGGTGTGGGACTCGCGGCCTATCGGATCGTCCAGGAGGCGCTGACCAACACGCTCAAGCATGCCGGACCAGGGGCGAGCGCCGAGGTCTGGGTCGCGGTAGCCAGTGAACCGGACCCGGCCCTGATGCTGGAGGTCCGCGACACCGGACGCGGAGCAGCGGCAGAGAGCGACGGCGGCGGCTCCGGCCTGCTGGGGATGGCGGAGCGCGCCCGGCTCTACGGCGGGACCGTGCAGACCCGCGCCCATGAGTCAGGATTCGATGTGCTGGCCCGGTTCCCGCTGGACGCGCGCACTTTCGCGAGCAGGCCGGACGTGAGACCTGAGAGCGGACCAGAGTCCCCAGCCGTACTTGCTTCCGAACCTCCGGCGACCCGGGCCGCGCCTGTCCAGCACCCCGAACCCCACCCCCACCAGGAGGACGCAGGATGA
- a CDS encoding PLD nuclease N-terminal domain-containing protein, which translates to MNPPVLSAIGRLLSDGNSVWAWAIAVAAVGLLIAALMVLLQDKALPPHKGAIWAVVIFALPIFGPAAYLGWETIRFRSEHGRDEKGPVEKYAPEEVAQRRETAERNQQGAREADQPDRPHQSG; encoded by the coding sequence GTGAATCCTCCAGTTCTCTCCGCCATCGGTCGCCTGCTCTCGGACGGGAACTCCGTCTGGGCCTGGGCGATCGCCGTGGCGGCCGTCGGACTGCTGATCGCCGCGCTGATGGTGCTTCTCCAGGACAAGGCGCTGCCGCCGCACAAGGGTGCCATCTGGGCCGTCGTGATCTTCGCCCTGCCGATCTTCGGACCTGCCGCCTATCTGGGCTGGGAGACCATCCGGTTCCGCAGTGAACACGGCCGCGACGAGAAGGGCCCGGTGGAGAAATACGCACCGGAAGAGGTGGCGCAGCGCAGAGAGACCGCCGAGCGCAATCAACAGGGCGCCCGGGAGGCGGACCAGCCGGACCGCCCGCACCAGTCGGGCTGA
- a CDS encoding response regulator, which produces MSTEQTPLRILLADDQALLRAGFAMVIDSQPDLRVVDQAGNGQDALTAARVHRPDVVLMDIRMPVMDGLEATRLITEDPTLGATRVIVLTTFDTDEYALQALRAGAAGFLLKDVKPETLLDSIRTVTTGGAVIAPTTTRRLLDATLGSGAQARRRTPDVHQQGKLDRLTNREQEILLELATGDSNGEIAARLFLSEATIKTHVGQVLAKLEVRDRVQAVVFAYETGLVY; this is translated from the coding sequence ATGAGCACCGAGCAGACCCCGCTGCGCATCCTGCTCGCCGACGACCAGGCCCTGCTGCGTGCGGGCTTCGCCATGGTCATCGATTCCCAGCCGGACCTGCGTGTGGTCGATCAGGCGGGCAACGGACAGGACGCGCTCACCGCCGCCAGGGTGCACCGTCCCGATGTGGTGCTCATGGACATCCGGATGCCGGTCATGGACGGGCTGGAGGCCACCCGGCTGATCACCGAGGACCCCACGCTGGGCGCCACCCGCGTGATCGTGCTGACCACCTTCGACACCGATGAGTACGCCCTCCAGGCGCTGCGCGCGGGGGCCGCCGGCTTTCTGCTCAAGGATGTGAAGCCCGAGACCCTGCTCGACTCCATCCGCACGGTGACCACCGGGGGCGCGGTCATCGCGCCCACCACCACCCGGCGGCTGCTCGATGCCACGCTGGGCAGCGGCGCTCAGGCGCGGCGACGGACCCCGGATGTCCACCAGCAGGGCAAGCTTGATCGACTCACCAATCGGGAGCAGGAGATCCTGCTCGAGCTCGCCACCGGAGACTCCAACGGCGAGATCGCGGCGCGACTCTTCCTCTCCGAGGCCACGATCAAGACCCACGTGGGACAGGTGTTGGCGAAGCTCGAGGTGCGGGATCGCGTGCAGGCCGTGGTCTTCGCCTATGAGACCGGGCTCGTGTACTGA